A single genomic interval of Pithys albifrons albifrons isolate INPA30051 chromosome 11, PitAlb_v1, whole genome shotgun sequence harbors:
- the PFN2 gene encoding profilin-2 isoform X2 — MAGWQSYVDNLMCDGCCQEAAIVGYCDAKYVWAATAGGIFQSITPGEIDMVVGKDREGFFTNGLTLGAKKCSVIRDSLYVDGDCTMDIRTKSQGGEPTYNVAVGRAGRALVIVMGKEGVHGGTLNKKAFELALYLRRSDV, encoded by the exons ATGGCCGGCTGGCAGAGCTACGTGGACAACCTGATGTGCGATGGCTGCTGCCAGGAGGCCGCCATTGTGGGCTACTGCGACGCCAAGTACGTGTGGGCAGCCACGGCCGGAGGCATCTTCCAGAGCATCACG CCAGGAGAAATAGATATGGTTGTGGGAAAAGACCGAGAGGGTTTCTTCACCAACGGTCTGACCCTTGGTGCAAAGAAGTGCTCTGTAATCAGAGATAGCCTCTATGTGGATGGTGACTGCACAATGGACATCAGGACAAAGAGTCAAGGTGGTGAGCCGACATACAATGTTGCTGTAGGCAGAGCTGGACGAG CATTGGTTATAGTCATGGGAAAGGAAGGTGTCCATGGAGGGACACTCAACAAGAAAGCATTTGAACTGGCTTTATACCTGAGGAGGTCTGATGTCTGA
- the PFN2 gene encoding profilin-2 isoform X1, with product MAGWQSYVDNLMCDGCCQEAAIVGYCDAKYVWAATAGGIFQSITPGEIDMVVGKDREGFFTNGLTLGAKKCSVIRDSLYVDGDCTMDIRTKSQGGEPTYNVAVGRAGRVLVFVMGKEGVHGGGLNKKAYSMAKYLRDSGF from the exons ATGGCCGGCTGGCAGAGCTACGTGGACAACCTGATGTGCGATGGCTGCTGCCAGGAGGCCGCCATTGTGGGCTACTGCGACGCCAAGTACGTGTGGGCAGCCACGGCCGGAGGCATCTTCCAGAGCATCACG CCAGGAGAAATAGATATGGTTGTGGGAAAAGACCGAGAGGGTTTCTTCACCAACGGTCTGACCCTTGGTGCAAAGAAGTGCTCTGTAATCAGAGATAGCCTCTATGTGGATGGTGACTGCACAATGGACATCAGGACAAAGAGTCAAGGTGGTGAGCCGACATACAATGTTGCTGTAGGCAGAGCTGGACGAG tCTTGGTCTTTGTAATGGGCAAAGAAGGGGTCCATGGAGGCGGATTGAATAAGAAGGCATACTCAATGGCAAAATACTTGAGAGACTCTGGGTTCTAG